A genome region from Nicotiana tabacum cultivar K326 chromosome 13, ASM71507v2, whole genome shotgun sequence includes the following:
- the LOC107816390 gene encoding aspartic proteinase nepenthesin-1-like isoform X2 translates to MASSNFANFTMFLSISVLFVNVLPVNSTSRHALINNHKGFKVSLKHVDSGGNFTKFERLQRAMARGKSRLQRLNLMANNLAATTAKDDSNNVKSTIHAGNGEFLMQISIGSPSETYNAIMDTGSDLIWTQCKPCKECFDQSTPIFDPSKSSTFSKISCSNKLCEALPMSSCGDSSCEYMYTYGDYSSSEGFLASETFTFGKTSIPNVAFGCGNDNEGSGFSQGAGLVGLGRGPLSLVSQLQMPKFSYCLTSINDDANSKISSALLMGSVANDDYSNIITTPLAKNPSQPSFYYLSLEGISVGDTRLPIKKSTFSLNQDGSGGVIIDSGTTITYLEEGAFKLLKKEFSSQVNCADKLPVDDSSSTGLDLCFTLPSNTNNIEVPKLVFHFEGADLDLPADNYMIADSSMGVACLAMGSSSGMSIFGNVQQQNMLVIHDLDKETLSFVPTQCDKL, encoded by the exons ATGGCTTCATCAAACTTTGCCAATTTCACCATGTTTCTTTCTATATCAGTCTTGTTTGTTAATGTTCTGCCAGTGAATTCAACATCAAGGCATGCTCTGATCAACAACCATAAGGGATTCAAGGTGAGTCTAAAACATGTTGACTCAGGTGGGAATTTCACCAAATTCGAGCGTTTACAACGTGCGATGGCACGAGGAAAATCAAGACTTCAAAGGTTAAACCTAATGGCTAATAATTTGGCAGCAACAACAGCCAAAGATGACTCTAATAATGTAAAGTCTACAATCCATGCAGGAAATGGTGAGTTTCTCATGCAAATATCCATTGGCAGCCCAAGTGAAACCTATAATGCTATAATGGATACAGGAAGTGACTTAATTTGGACTCAATGCAAGCCTTGTAAAGAGTGTTTTGATCAATCCACACCTATTTTTGATCCATCAAAATCATCCACTTTTTCCAAGATTTCATGTTCTAACAAACTTTGTGAAGCATTGCCAATGTCATCTTGTGGGGATAGTAGCTGTGAATATATGTACACATATGGTGATTATTCATCAAGTGAAGGTTTTTTAGCTAGTGAAACATTCACTTTTGGCAAAACTTCCATTCCAAATGTTGCATTTGGATGTGGAAATGACAATGAAGGCAGTGGATTTAGTCAAGGTGCAGGTCTAGTTGGGCTAGGGAGAGGTCCATTATCACTTGTTTCTCAACTCCAAATGCCTAAATTTTCCTATTGTTTAACCTCTATTAATGATGATGCTAATAGCAAAATTAGCAGCGCACTACTTATGGGATCAGTGGCAAATGATGATTATTCCAATATAATCACAACCCCATTAGCGAAAAATCCTTCACAAccatctttttattatctttccTTAGAAGGAATATCTGTGGGAGACACTCGATTGCCTATCAAGAAATCCACATTTTCACTCAACCAAGATGGCAGTGGAGGAGTAATAATAGACTCTGGGACAACCATAACATACTTAGAAGAAGGTGCATTTAAACTTCTCAAGAAAGAGTTCTCTTCACAGGTAAATTG TGCAGATAAACTTCCAGTGGATGACTCTAGCTCAACAGGACTGGATTTATGCTTCACTTTGCCTTCAAACACAAACAATATAGAGGTTCCAAAATTGGTTTTCCATTTTGAAGGTGCAGACTTGGATTTGCCTGCTGACAATTACATGATTGCTGATTCAAGTATGGGAGTTGCTTGTTTGGCCATGGGAAGTTCAAGTGGAATGTCCATTTTTGGAAATGTTCAACAACAAAATATGCTTGTGATTCATGATCTTGATAAGGAGACTTTATCATTTGTACCAACACAATGTGATAAACTGTAG
- the LOC107816390 gene encoding aspartic proteinase nepenthesin-1-like isoform X1 — MASSNFANFTMFLSISVLFVNVLPVNSTSRHALINNHKGFKVSLKHVDSGGNFTKFERLQRAMARGKSRLQRLNLMANNLAATTAKDDSNNVKSTIHAGNGEFLMQISIGSPSETYNAIMDTGSDLIWTQCKPCKECFDQSTPIFDPSKSSTFSKISCSNKLCEALPMSSCGDSSCEYMYTYGDYSSSEGFLASETFTFGKTSIPNVAFGCGNDNEGSGFSQGAGLVGLGRGPLSLVSQLQMPKFSYCLTSINDDANSKISSALLMGSVANDDYSNIITTPLAKNPSQPSFYYLSLEGISVGDTRLPIKKSTFSLNQDGSGGVIIDSGTTITYLEEGAFKLLKKEFSSQINFQWMTLAQQDWIYASLCLQTQTI; from the exons ATGGCTTCATCAAACTTTGCCAATTTCACCATGTTTCTTTCTATATCAGTCTTGTTTGTTAATGTTCTGCCAGTGAATTCAACATCAAGGCATGCTCTGATCAACAACCATAAGGGATTCAAGGTGAGTCTAAAACATGTTGACTCAGGTGGGAATTTCACCAAATTCGAGCGTTTACAACGTGCGATGGCACGAGGAAAATCAAGACTTCAAAGGTTAAACCTAATGGCTAATAATTTGGCAGCAACAACAGCCAAAGATGACTCTAATAATGTAAAGTCTACAATCCATGCAGGAAATGGTGAGTTTCTCATGCAAATATCCATTGGCAGCCCAAGTGAAACCTATAATGCTATAATGGATACAGGAAGTGACTTAATTTGGACTCAATGCAAGCCTTGTAAAGAGTGTTTTGATCAATCCACACCTATTTTTGATCCATCAAAATCATCCACTTTTTCCAAGATTTCATGTTCTAACAAACTTTGTGAAGCATTGCCAATGTCATCTTGTGGGGATAGTAGCTGTGAATATATGTACACATATGGTGATTATTCATCAAGTGAAGGTTTTTTAGCTAGTGAAACATTCACTTTTGGCAAAACTTCCATTCCAAATGTTGCATTTGGATGTGGAAATGACAATGAAGGCAGTGGATTTAGTCAAGGTGCAGGTCTAGTTGGGCTAGGGAGAGGTCCATTATCACTTGTTTCTCAACTCCAAATGCCTAAATTTTCCTATTGTTTAACCTCTATTAATGATGATGCTAATAGCAAAATTAGCAGCGCACTACTTATGGGATCAGTGGCAAATGATGATTATTCCAATATAATCACAACCCCATTAGCGAAAAATCCTTCACAAccatctttttattatctttccTTAGAAGGAATATCTGTGGGAGACACTCGATTGCCTATCAAGAAATCCACATTTTCACTCAACCAAGATGGCAGTGGAGGAGTAATAATAGACTCTGGGACAACCATAACATACTTAGAAGAAGGTGCATTTAAACTTCTCAAGAAAGAGTTCTCTTCACAG ATAAACTTCCAGTGGATGACTCTAGCTCAACAGGACTGGATTTATGCTTCACTTTGCCTTCAAACACAAACAATATAG